The Nocardia sp. BMG51109 nucleotide sequence ACCTTCACCAGGATCAGCTCGCGGGCGACCGAGGTGTCGGCGTCCTGCTCGACGATCTTGATGACGTTGACCAGCTTGTTCAGCTGCTTGGTGACCTGCTCGAGCGGCAGGTCCTCGACCGTCACCACGATGGTCATCCGGGAGATGTCCTTGACCTCGGTGCCGCCGACGGCCAGCGACTCGATATTGAAGCCGCGCCGGGAGAACAGGCTCGCCACGCGCGCGAGCACGCCGGGCTTGTCCTCCACCAGCACGCTCAGGGTGTGGGTCGTACTCACTGCTGGTTCCCCTTCTGGGCGGCCCGTTCGTGGGCGGTGAGCGTGGCCTTCTCGTGCGACATCGCCTCGTGGATCACGGCGGGCTCCTCGACGGCCTCATCGTCGTCGAACAGCGGGCGGATGCCGCGGGCGGCCATGATCTCGTCGTTGGAGGTGCCGGCGGCGACCATCGGCCACACCTGGGCGTCCTTACCGACGATGAAGTCGATCACCACGGGGCGGTCGTTGATGGACTGCGCCTCGCGGATCGCGGCCTCCACGTCCTCCTCCTTCTCCACGCGAATTCCGTGGCAGCCCAGCGCCTCCGCGAGCTTCACGAAGTCGGGGATGCGCAGGGTGTGGGTGCCCAGGTCGGTGTTGGAGTAGCGCTGCTCGTAGAACAGGGTCTGCCACTGCCGGACCATGCCCAGGTTGCCGTTGTTGATCAGCGCGACCTTGATCGGCACGCCCTCGACGGCGCAGGTGGCCAGCTCCTGGTTGGTCATCTGGAAGCAGCCGTCGCCGTCGACCGCCCAGACCTCTTTGTCGGGGGCGCCCATCTTGGCGCCCATGGCGGCCGGGACGGCGTAGCCCATGGTGCCGAGACCACCGGAATTCAGCCAGGTGCGCGGCTTTTCGTACTTGATGAACTGCGCGGCCCACATCTGGTGCTGGCCGACGCCGGCGACGTAGACGGCGTCGGAGCCGGCCATCTCACCGAGCTTCTCGATGACGAACTCGGGCGACAGCGAGCCGTCGCTGGGCGGGGTCCAGCCCAGCGGGA carries:
- the ilvN gene encoding acetolactate synthase small subunit, with translation MSTTHTLSVLVEDKPGVLARVASLFSRRGFNIESLAVGGTEVKDISRMTIVVTVEDLPLEQVTKQLNKLVNVIKIVEQDADTSVARELILVKVRADASVRTQVIEAVNLFRAKVIDVSPDALTVEATGTRSKLDALLRMLEPYGVREIVQSGVVAVGRGPKSISATR